The following nucleotide sequence is from Trifolium pratense cultivar HEN17-A07 linkage group LG2, ARS_RC_1.1, whole genome shotgun sequence.
ATTACTAATGTATTTTGGGCAGATGCGAGAATGCTCTTTGATTATGGATattttggtgatgtggtttctCTTGATTCAACATATTGCACAAATAGTTCATATAGACCACTAGCAGTGTTCTCGGGATTTAACCACCATCGAAAAGCGGTGATCTTTGGGGCTGCATTATTGTACGACGAAACTGCATTATTGAAATACCAGACACAATGGGAGTTACACCTATTCATGTTCTATTACCCACAACTTTTGCCAATGAGGCCAGGTTATGAGCATCACCATTTTGTTCTCTTCTAACAAACATAACACTAACATTTAACAAACTAGAAATTAAAGCTCTACAATCTTGGACCACGATATCAATTGCTGCTATCTTTGCCACAGTAGCTGCATCAGAGAAAATGGAGACATAATTTAGGCCTAGATCTCGAGCTAGTTGGATGGCCCGTCTAATACCCAAAGCCTCAACCATAATTGGATCGACTGAAATGTCGTCTCTTTTACAAGCACTGAAGGTTGTTACACTATTGTGATCTTTGAAAACCAAACCCCAGCCTGTTGGTGTATTCACACTACATCCagcatcaacaaaaattgaaacaGACCCAGCAGTAGCATCGAGATGGTTTGTGTGCAGTGGCTGTGATATTCGCAACAAAACACTACATCAATACACTATTTGATGACAAACCAATTTTCTCCATTGTGCTTCAATAATTTCACTATCTTCTAGTCAATaaatacaaaagaaacaaaatcaatagAGAAAGATAGaatagaaacaaacaaatcagaATAAGGAAGGaaataaatttcacatttttatcattCATCTTATGTTGCGTTTTCTCTGCTTTGCTGACCACTTATCGTCTTTTCGTCGACCACCGCATAAACCGTCGTCTCTTGCCGCTGCGTCTTCGACCGTTGCGTCATCTCCAACCACAGTGCCGCTGCTTCGCCCACCGCAGCGTCATCTCCGACCACAGCGCCGCTGCTTCACCCACCGTTGCGCCGCCGCCCAAGTTGGTGGTGTTGTCTGAATCGTTCGCACGCAGAGGATGAGGGTGTTCTCTTTCAAGTTTAGGATTACATGTAATATTTGTAGTACGCTTGTTTTGTCAAAATAGATTTTGACCGCAAGATTGATCTAACGGGTCAAGATTGGAGAAGGAGAGAGAAGGAGACAGTAGGTGATGGAGAGAATCCGGATCCGTACAACAATATTGATTTTGGCTTGGTTCATTTTGGGACCCACCCGCTAATTCCACACCGTGAATTGTAGTGCCTCGAAATGTATGCATGATGCATATATCAAAAGACGACAGCATCACCTGATGATGATGGTGTTTCAGTTCAATTAACTACCACCACCACAGCACAGCACACAGACATGTGATTTAGGCATGGTTGGTTTGGTTCGGTGTGAAATTCAAAATACTAACAGCTAGCACCACATTTTTGTTTGCATTTTGGAGAGACTGGCTACCTTAACCTACAGGTGGACGGGTGAATCAATGGTTTACACGAAACTCATCCATGCTGTTGCCGAAACAAATAAACTGATACGTCATCCAACCTCCTAAAATGCAGTATTTTACTTTCGAGTTTCGAGTTGAATTTGAAACTTCAACACTTTTGAACTCTTAATTCAAATTAGATGAGTTACACTTTTGATCAAACCTTATTTATCTCGCCAAACTTTGAATGATCAGAGCTCTTATTCTCTAATAACTAGAGGattaataacaaaacaaaaaaattgtgttatataacatttttttagtaGTGTTTTACAAAAAGTTAGTCTCTATATTTTACAATGAGcaataaaaaattgtaccaaattttttttccacctttaagaaaaataaacagaGTGTTTGCAATTCGAATCTCGatttctgcatatataatatgatattcCTATAAACTAAGCTAAACGTACCAAATTATCTTTATTAAATAGTGTAAGGAGTGTGCtcttttctatattttatatttgaattttattataaatatttgtaTTAAATCAATCTATAAATAATAGCACTTACTTCAATTTAATTCGTTGGTGGACGTTGAAATTGGTTCTTTCAAATTAGTCGTCATTAAGTCGATCGCGGAGTTcctttaaaaaagaaaaatgtgtgttaatagaaaaatataggcttaattagtctattggtcccttaaagacattttaggttttacaatggtcccttaaagaaaaaaaggtccgggttggtcccttaaagaaaaaaaggcccgaattggtcccttaaagacatatatttttgccatattggtcctttccgttaaattttaactccaaatataatttcaatggttaaaattttaaaaattaataaggtttttagtggaccacttacacttaatgacatccacaattcagtctactaaaactaacgttttttgtaaaaaattgacggaaaggaccaattgagaaacagatgtgtctttaagggatcaatcctgatctttttttctttaagggaccattgtgaaacctaaaatatctttaagggaccaaaacattaattaagcaaaaaatatatgaaaaagatCATAGATCAGAGCCTAAAATGAATCACTCTCACTATAGGGTTAGTCCAAAATGGAAAAAATCGTAGAGCTATAAAACCATAGAATATTCGTTAAAGGATTATACCAAGTTACATTACAAACAAATTATGAGAGGACCATATTGTCATTTAAATGACATACCCTCTATTTTGTGCCGTTTGTAAGGAAACTGGTGGATACAATTGAATATGGATAACGTGGCCCAATCTGCAAAATGATATCTATGCATGTAAGAAAATCTCAAGTCTCAACTCACTCCACAAACTACACAACCTTCATGTGTAAGACACTAATTTGAAACACGGACAAAGACAAAGGTCCTTCATTAACAACTCAAAATTCCCATTTTGTCCCTCTCCGGTGATCGGAAAATGGCAGTCTCTGCCAGTGGTCAGATAATGCTCTCGTCTACCGTTAAGTTACGTGAGCCGTCAAGTAGGAATATGAGGCTTGTGAAGTTTTGTAATGGAGAAATGATGGGACGAAAGATTGAGCTTCATGTTGGTAGTAGCAATGGTTGCATTAAAAATGTTACTAGGAAAAATATATCCATGTCTCTCACTGCTGCTGATGTGGCTACTGAATCCAAGGTTTATATGAATTAACTACTATAGTATTTGCTTCTCATGTCCAATGCAAAATAAACTCTTGTTTGGTCAATAAAGAAAGCATGAATATATATGTTTAAACATTGTCAGAATCCTATTTTGACCATGTATTTATAATTGTATAGTTGCCATACCATAACTATGGACTTATTTtcttacaaataaataattttgttaattgGTCTTCTCTTTCTACGAATTGCTCAAAATCTCCTGCTCACCAAAAGATATTTTtcgataaaaaatttattaaaaaatatcttttgatggagtaaattttattagaaaatattttccgATTGTGTATTTTTCTGTATAAGCAATGCGGGATAAAGAAGAACAATCACCAATAACTTTTTTGTTAGAATTGAAACCGGTTCAATGTTTGTTTGGGGCCTATACTTCAATGGTGGGTTACTTGGGTCCCCTATATCACAACCATCATTAACATTCTATTTTCTCCCATTTAAGTGTACATTGGAATAGGTTATTTATGGAACCAACAACCTTATACTTGTGCATGCCATTGAAATTAAAACTTTATTTTAGTGTAACGATACTTTAATGACATGTAAAATTTTGAAGAACTTTTATAATGCGCGACTCTGTATAAGTGtcacaaataaatatatttcattatatcaaaataaataaataaagttgaaGTGAAATCAAGTGTCTTATTGGTAAGTTCAATAAGCTAACTTATTATCGTGttttttgtaacaagcttaTATTCAATactggagttttttttttttctttctaaaactgGAGTGTATTTTATGCATCATCATTTGTAAAAAGTTAGTTTATGCAACACAAATGAAATGTTTCCATATGATGAATGGGAATATGGGATAGTGCAGTTGAAAGAGGAAGATGCGGAAAAAAGGGACCCAAGTACAGTTGTGGCAGTTATACTCGGTGGAGGAGCTGGAACCCGTCTCTTCCCTCTCACTAAGCGACGAGCCAAGCCTGCTGTaagtttttctattatttttcctATGAAGGACTAACATAGACACAAACACGACAGTGACACTAACACGTAGATATCAAtattcaataataatttaacaaaatagaagTGATCGAATGCAGCTACATATGAATTTAGTTATCTTTGGGGTTTCCTATATTAGGTTCCAATTGGAGGTGCTTATAGGCTGATTGATGTGCCAATGAGTAACTGCATCAATAGTGGGATCAACAAAGTGTACATTCTCACTCAGTTTAATTCAGCCTCACTCAACAGACATATTTCACGTGCTTACAACTCCGGTACTGGAGTCACTTTCGGAGATGGCTATGTCGAGGTATCTCTCAATCAACATTGCgtctttttcttatattactTGCATCATAAGTCAGCTTATGTGTGTTTGTGCAGCTGATAAGCAGACACAAATTAACTTGTAAACTAACTTTTATCTAAGAGTGTTTGTTCTGTTTCAGGTTCTTGCAGCAACTCAAACTCCAGGGGAGCAAGGTAAAAAGTGGTTTCAAGGTACTGCTGATGCCGTGCGGCAGTTCCACTGGCTCTTTGAGGTATTATTAGCCTGAAATTAAGAAAACCACAAAATCTATGTTGAGTTTTTTCTTTAATCCAGGTTAATTGTGATGGTGTAAAATATGATTTCCGCGATGTAGGATCCCAGGAGCAAGGATATTGAGGATGTCTTGATTCTTTCTGGGGATCACCTCTACCGAATGGACTATATGGATTTTGTTAAAGTAAGGATCAAGTCAAGCAATTAAACAATTATTCTCTCTTTCAGTTCAGttaattaattcaaattatTGACTCTTAAGATGTTTTGATTACCTTCTTATCCAGAATCATCGAGAGAGCGGTGCAGATATCACTCTTTCTTGTCTGCCAATGGATGACAGGTAGGTTGTTTGCCCCAAGTAGTAAGATTCATGTCATTATAGTTATAGATTAGCTTTTTCCTCCTGTCCTTGTTTGAATAAACatcttaattaagcacttataaaactattttcatatgacataagctgttttcatatgCTATACCGGAGAggttatggaaataagctgtaAACAGCTTATGGGCaagttataagctgttttcataccGATAGATAAACTTAAATAAGTAAATCCAGACAAGCTTTAATCTCTTAGCTCAATAATACTATCACATATCTTACTGTTTAAAACTCTACTGTGCAACCATTATAGCCGCGCCTCAGATTTTGGTCTAATGAAGATTGACGATAAAGGAAGGGTCCTTTCATTTAATGAAAAGCCTAAAGGAGCAGAGCTCAAAGGAATGGTAAGTCTCATGTTTATCGTACTGCTAGTTATTAACATATTACAAGTTTCAAGAATTAGATTCACAGCTAATATTGCTTCATGCTTTAGCAAGTGGATACAACTGTTCTCGGTCTTTCGAAGGAGGAAGCTCTAGAAAAACCATACATTGCTTCCATGGGAGTGTACGTCTTCAAGAAGGAGATACTACTTAATCTATTAAGGTACAGTTATTATCTGTCAAAATGTTAGGCTTTTTCTTGTAGCTCATGTCATCTATCAATGTATTCTTTAAAATACAGAAATATGCACTGAAAATAAGTTGATCCTATTGCCAAGCTTGTTTGCTCAGTGCTAccgattaatttaatttagatgGCGCTTTCCAACCGCAAATGATTTTGGATCAGAGATCATTCCTGCCTCAGCTAAAGAATTTTACTTGAAGgtatgattataaaaaaaacgttTACCGTGGAACTTTTTATTTACGATTTCACCTATGTTGTGACAGTATTCATCATTCTTTGTCACAAAAATAGATTTAAGCCTAATAAGAATTATCTTCTAGTTTACGATTTTTtttacgatttttttttattgaaataagaCTTCAGTTCCTAACTTAGAGAAAGCTCTTATAACTTATAGATGCTCATGTTGATGTTAGGTGAGTAAATTCCTAAATGAATTGAATGAAAAAGCAGATTTTAACTTATGCAAGAAGTTATTATTTAAAAGACTTAGTTATTACAGGATGATTTCAACTTTTCATTTCATATAATTACTTATAAATTTGTCAACACCAGTTCTTAGTATATTTTCACACACAGACAAATATCAACCATCAAAACTTTAGCCGCGTCATTTCATTGATTAAGTGCAGATATAAGGgctttcttataaaaataagatgtGGAAACTCACCTTTGCATCCAGCAGAAAGTTCACTTTCACTTATTATGAATATTGATAGCAAAAATTTGAATGCAGGCTTATCTCTTCAATGATTACTGGGAGGACATAGGGACGATCAGATCATTCTTTGAGGCAAATCTAGCACTCACCGATCATGTGAGTGTCAAGTTCAGTTGTAATTGATGGAAAACCTAAGAAATGAATTAAACTTCAAGCTTTAAAAGCTCAACTATAAACATAATTtcaattaatttgttttgagaTATAAAATCTTAGTcacttagaaaaaattacttCTGAAATTTTCAGCAATCCAAGTTTAGCTTTTATGATGCAGCAAAACCAATGTACACATCAAGGAGAAACTTACCACCTTCAAAGATTGACAATAGCAAGGTCATTCtacatttttatttacttaattTCCCGTTTATTCCGTCAAATCTTCAACCTCAATATAATTCTTTTTGTATGCAGATCGTTGATTCAATTGTATCGCATGGAAGCTTCTTGAATAATGCCTTCATAGAGCATAGTGTAGTTGGAATCAGATCAAGAATAAACTCAAATGTTCATTTAAAGGTTTGGCGTCACCATCCTGCTCTGCTCAGTACAGAAGATGACAATGCATTTTGTTATCAATATTACCATAATTACCTGATTTACTAGTTTTGTTTGTggaaatttaaatttgtatgtTTACCTTTTTCTATGCAGGACACAGTGATGCTTGGTGCTGATTTCTATGAAACTGAGGAAGAAGTGGCAGCACTGTTAGCTGAGGGAAGAGTTCCAGTAGGAATAGGagaaaacacaaaaatcaaGTAGCAACTGCAACTCTCACTCATAATAACATTTAGTTTATGTAGCTTTAGTTGCTCATTTCTTCTCACATTTCTGCAGAAACTGTATTATTGACAAAAATGCTAGAATCGGAAAGAATGTTATAATAGCAAACTCAGAGGTACGCTTTTAAAACTACTTTACATTACATTAAGGTATTCTCCATCCTTAATTTGCATACTCCTAAAACTTTTACTTATCAAATGATGCAAATCACTAAATCATTGTATAACAATTAAACACACTGGTCAAAATAAACATTACATAAGAGTGTATTTGGATGAAATGAAACAAATCTCTTCCAATTTAACTAGAGGTATTGAGTTCAAACTCTCAAACTATAACAATGTTTAATACCTGAATCAAGGTTCTGATATCTggtttatgtaaaaaaaaaaaaaaaaatcatatattaaaTTTGCTAATTGAATTGCAGGGAGTACAAGAGGCTGAAAGACCTTCAGAAGGGTTTTACATCCGTTCCGGCGTCACTGTTGTATTGAAAAATTCAACTATTGAAGACGGACTCGTCATATAATAAAGTCACGCGTCATTTGTTTGAACCATTTTACCATGGATTTGAGGATgagattttttggtttttatgagttgtaaaaatcaaaatagaaaacACAATGGATATAAATAGATTGGCATATCATCCATCTTATATTCCAATTCTGTCTGTCTGTCTGTCTTAGTTACCATGTCATAAAAATGATGAACTCAATTACACATTTTACACACTAAAACATGTATtacatttttgttatttatactTGAATTGCAATAATATATCTACTTTGCACAAATTCATTATGAAAGAAATGAGAAAAGGTGATTGCTCTTCTCCCTGTGTTGTTCAAaacaatcaaaatacactaccGGAAGCTATCGCGGTAGGTATTGTGAAGAAAAATACATTACCAGAAGCTAGCATTATCCGGAGGGTGGGGGGGTTTTGAGCATCACGAGGGGATGAGCCACGCCCATGTGAAATCAGACCACATAGGCTCAATTACAGCTTTGTGTAGACACCCAAATTGTCTTTCAATCCACATAATTTATGAGAAAATTAACAATTGATATATTCAGAATTCACGTGTATAACAAATCGTGAATGTGTTACAATTACAACAATATCTTCCTGTACCATATAGATTGAGAGCTTTATCATCTAAAATTAGATCTTACATTAGAGGAGTttgatattttgttgttttatcatttatcaagttctaaAAGAAAAGGCCCCTGCCATTTTAGCACTCGTGttgaaaagaattaaataattataaagatAAAGGAATTTTTCAAATAGATACAATTTGAGGCACAATACATTATAGTTGATCAGCTTAAAATATGCGAAGGTCTAAGCAAGGTTTATTCAATAAGCTCTTCACACACAAACATCAACTCATTTTCATACTTCTTCAGAACAAACCGCTCCTCAGAGACTATAATGCTGGTGACAGAACAATTGACGTCAGAAAAGGGTTTTCTACAAGTCCTCCCTGCTCGATGAAGATAATCTATGGCAGTTTTTGGCAGATCAAAGTTGTATATGTGAGTCATTTCTGGAAAGTCGACTCCTCTAGCAGCCACATCTGTTGCCACTAGAAGATAGCCGCCACCTTTCCTAACCTCCTGAATCAAAGAAACAGCAAACGGTCGTTACCATACCTTTTCCACCTAATTTGACTTGCATACGCATTTTAACACTACAGTGCTTAAACTAGCATACTTATGGTCGTCGTACCAGGCTTAATGTGTATTTTGATGAGGTTTAAATCTACAACAATAGCAATCACATTATACACCCACTAAATTTGAAGCTAAGGATTGGCGCAACTCTTGAACTAAATGTCCCCTTAAGGATAAACATCATCCTTAGCCAGTCGCTCTTGTTGATTTACTTAAAGTTTAGCTGAAAGCCCCCCACCCCACTCTCCAAGGCAACAATGTCaaagattttattaaaatggTGTCAGTCCTTAAACCAATGGTGGCCAATTAATCAGGTAGAATGAACCTTATATAATTTGGTTATCAGAACAAGTGTGCcttgtatatattatatattgtttcAAACTTTGCTATAGGTTGCATTATATTATTCGCTCATGGAtgaatagaaaatgaatttggaATGCAACGTAAAGGTCAATGATGCAAGGATGCTGAAAAGTCAGGGGTTACCAATGAGATCTATCCATATCAATCCACTAAATGACACTTACCAACAGAGAAGCTGCTCGTGAATTGAAATTCATGTCATCTTCGAGGAGGAGGATATCTAAAGAACCGTGATATGATGTCTTTAGAAAGTCAATCACAAGGGATGTGGATGGAGCATTTCCAGCCTTTTTCGACTTCTCAGACTGCATAATAGAATATGTAATATTAGATGATtgataattttatcatattttacccGGACTGATTCAAACAGACATTGAATGCACACGTTTGGGCTAATAATTTCAATGGTGTAACTGTCTAATAATAAATACTGCAAGCACCCAAGTCCTATACCACTAGCTTGAAGATCTCTAATTAAACAAAAGTAACTCATGTACTAATTATAAAGTAGTTTTCATTCCACTAGCAGGGCATAGACTATACTAATTGCATTATCCAATTGATGAGAAATCATTATTGCATAATCCAATTGAAGAGGAGGTGATAAAAGAAATATATTCTCAGCATACCTGCTCACCAACGAATATAATGCCAGACTCAGGAGCATCAGATTGAATCAAGGATAACAGGGTTTGTAGTTTTCTCTTCGTATCACATACCTaattattgaaaatttgaatagcattagaaaaattttaataccaaaaataagtatttaatAAGTAAGCAATTGAAGTTTAAGCCATTGCCATTCTATATCTTTCCAAGGTCAAAGGGTGGAGGAAAGATGGCCTAGaacttcaaaataaataaagatagttttattttaagttatagAAAATTAGAAATACAAGAAGTTTCTTACTATAAATCTATGATATAGGCGAGATGGCATGGGCTCCACCGGACTAACTTGAATATGGACCACATCCCtctgaaaagaaaataaagtcaGAATGAATATAAGGTACTTAAAAGACAAACAAAGAATCAGATTAATCAGATTAATATACCTTAGTCCATTTCTGCTGCATAGCTTCGTTAATAAATCGATTGTGCTGTGGTATAGATGCACTGGCAAAAACTGTCTGACGGTTATTACAAGACGAATATGAGGTCAAAATCTTGCGGAGAGAACTCACTTGCTTTGAAGAATTGAAAATGAAGTCAACCTAAGCAGACaagaataaaaagtaaaataaatacataCAAAATTGCTCAAAGTAAAAGAAGTTGGCAGGGCTTATATAATTGCAGGCTTTATAGATTTTATATTTCTCAATTCAAAACttaaaatttccaaaatatgTGAACACCCCCTTTCCACTCAtgaaaatgtgaaaaaaaatgaaatctaAAAAGCTAAATAACACTTTTAAAATGCGCTTAATTAAGTTTACTTGCTTTCTTCCATATCTTTAGCTGCATTAGATCACAATGATAGATGAGAACAAGATGACTAACTACAACATATATCGTTTATGAAGCAATTATACATGGATGGTGGTGAAGCATTATGTTTTGAAACATGCAGAGTCACTTAAAGGCAAATCTGGAATTCTGCTTCCATAGCTCTTACCTTAAACAGCACAAATATACAATTGCTGGAAAGTGTACAAAGACAAGCCTATTTTACCTCATCCACGACCAACACCCGCAAGGTTCCAAGCgaaaaaagttgtttttcaaGCATTTGGCACAAACTCTCAACTGTTGCAACCACTATTGCTGGAGGCTCTGCCTAAAATTGGAGAAAGTTAATCAAAGCCTGAATGGACAAGAAAAGGGACTTCTCTATAATACTAGTGCAGCTAATGAAAAGTTAATCAGAAGATAAAAATCAATGCAAACAGAGGTGGTGCTCAATCAGAGCTATTGTATAACTTCTGGAAATTCAAACCATTTCTTAACAAAGGCCTAAGGCATCAATacacaaaaagaaaacacaaaaaaattagttgGTCATAGATGCATAATCTGTAATGCCTATCCACTAACCATATGCATCGCAGACATATATCCAATGAAATATAAGACTTAAAACACCCCCAAGAGCATGGTACTTATATACCACAATTTGGCCAGCACGACAGGTTAAATAATTTAGTATTGTAGCATAAACGAAAAATAAAGT
It contains:
- the LOC123903713 gene encoding glucose-1-phosphate adenylyltransferase large subunit 1, chloroplastic isoform X2 gives rise to the protein MAVSASGQIMLSSTVKLREPSSRNMRLVKFCNGEMMGRKIELHVGSSNGCIKNVTRKNISMSLTAADVATESKLKEEDAEKRDPSTVVAVILGGGAGTRLFPLTKRRAKPAVPIGGAYRLIDVPMSNCINSGINKVYILTQFNSASLNRHISRAYNSGTGVTFGDGYVEVLAATQTPGEQGKKWFQGTADAVRQFHWLFEDPRSKDIEDVLILSGDHLYRMDYMDFVKNHRESGADITLSCLPMDDSRASDFGLMKIDDKGRVLSFNEKPKGAELKGMQVDTTVLGLSKEEALEKPYIASMGVYVFKKEILLNLLRWRFPTANDFGSEIIPASAKEFYLKAYLFNDYWEDIGTIRSFFEANLALTDHQSKFSFYDAAKPMYTSRRNLPPSKIDNSKIVDSIVSHGSFLNNAFIEHSVVGIRSRINSNVHLKDTVMLGADFYETEEEVAALLAEGRVPVGIGENTKIKNCIIDKNARIGKNVIIANSEGVQEAERPSEGFYIRSGVTVVLKNSTIEDGLVI
- the LOC123903713 gene encoding glucose-1-phosphate adenylyltransferase large subunit 3, chloroplastic/amyloplastic isoform X1; this translates as MAVSASGQIMLSSTVKLREPSSRNMRLVKFCNGEMMGRKIELHVGSSNGCIKNVTRKNISMSLTAADVATESKLKEEDAEKRDPSTVVAVILGGGAGTRLFPLTKRRAKPAVPIGGAYRLIDVPMSNCINSGINKVYILTQFNSASLNRHISRAYNSGTGVTFGDGYVEVLAATQTPGEQGKKWFQGTADAVRQFHWLFEDPRSKDIEDVLILSGDHLYRMDYMDFVKNHRESGADITLSCLPMDDSRASDFGLMKIDDKGRVLSFNEKPKGAELKGMQVDTTVLGLSKEEALEKPYIASMGVYVFKKEILLNLLRWRFPTANDFGSEIIPASAKEFYLKAYLFNDYWEDIGTIRSFFEANLALTDHQSKFSFYDAAKPMYTSRRNLPPSKIDNSKVILHFYLLNFPFIPSNLQPQYNSFCMQIVDSIVSHGSFLNNAFIEHSVVGIRSRINSNVHLKDTVMLGADFYETEEEVAALLAEGRVPVGIGENTKIKNCIIDKNARIGKNVIIANSEGVQEAERPSEGFYIRSGVTVVLKNSTIEDGLVI
- the LOC123903714 gene encoding DEAD-box ATP-dependent RNA helicase 58, chloroplastic isoform X2, encoding MQVAKVARILAAKPSGVEGEQRLCTIMALLDGGTLRRHKSWFKAEPPAIVVATVESLCQMLEKQLFSLGTLRVLVVDEVDFIFNSSKQVSSLRKILTSYSSCNNRQTVFASASIPQHNRFINEAMQQKWTKRDVVHIQVSPVEPMPSRLYHRFIVCDTKRKLQTLLSLIQSDAPESGIIFVGEQSEKSKKAGNAPSTSLVIDFLKTSYHGSLDILLLEDDMNFNSRAASLLEVRKGGGYLLVATDVAARGVDFPEMTHIYNFDLPKTAIDYLHRAGRTCRKPFSDVNCSVTSIIVSEERFVLKKYENELMFVCEELIE
- the LOC123903714 gene encoding DEAD-box ATP-dependent RNA helicase 58, chloroplastic isoform X1 yields the protein MDTHNNTLSVSSHLLLLHPLRLLSSSSSSCYIPRSHNNNHFLKLFSPNHINRFSNFTTTPLPAIANPSPTTPTLRDICQPHVPDQFLQRMEEVGYVMPTEVQKQALPHLFSGHDCILHAQTGSGKTLAYLLLIYSIINTKKSSFQALVLVPTRELGMQVAKVARILAAKPSGVEGEQRLCTIMALLDGGTLRRHKSWFKAEPPAIVVATVESLCQMLEKQLFSLGTLRVLVVDEVDFIFNSSKQVSSLRKILTSYSSCNNRQTVFASASIPQHNRFINEAMQQKWTKRDVVHIQVSPVEPMPSRLYHRFIVCDTKRKLQTLLSLIQSDAPESGIIFVGEQSEKSKKAGNAPSTSLVIDFLKTSYHGSLDILLLEDDMNFNSRAASLLEVRKGGGYLLVATDVAARGVDFPEMTHIYNFDLPKTAIDYLHRAGRTCRKPFSDVNCSVTSIIVSEERFVLKKYENELMFVCEELIE